A window of the Sphaerobacter thermophilus DSM 20745 genome harbors these coding sequences:
- a CDS encoding dynamin family protein → MYPTSLPDDVASAAERRLFRLFQAQLPDDFVVLHSVKWLVREQRFDRDGEADFLIVHPDLGILVLEVKGGGVRVDDQSGTWSTVDRHGEEHVLKRSPFDQARHNAYALRGKLEEMPATRPFEYRVEYGVALPDVTVGSDGIGAYGHREKIIDSTDLHALEAAVRRVMGPPGEVSPLPKAAVDAVVDAFKPVREIVRRGLNAETLEAEEQIIRLTEQQYRVLDGLRLNTRALISGCAGSGKTMLALEKARRLAREGSRVLFTCFNRALAEWIREQLRGEPPEVSGNVEVHHYHSLAYRWCDRAGVQIPPVPDDGTQHHFSKVVPEKFLEAIERTEERFDAVIVDEGQDFKTDWFVTLLYLLRDEDRGVYYIFFDDNQRIYTQEAVFPFDGVRYSLSVNCRNTQRIHEAVIRYYRGALPPEVQGPPGLEIEFIDDGGGRPLVGLSRALHRLVTEERVPRNHIVVLTPNSEAKSALKEGARVGTVELTWKPNPGPNQVRVATIYSFKGLESPIVVVAELDRLAARGTYDAVLYVALSRARSHVVVVGELPEPAADTPAPPVTALSAGESDHKPGNDDIASDALASEADVTDGEDETVDVGGDVSDVRAEVSTAEAAVETEAGGDGEVEPEGASPECAGEEPDPESTGYTQARHRSRLVADALRELAVLIGEPGDEPVVLPGGATVQPGLGFARDAEALLVRARDLDLGLFKVLVLGEFKNGKSTLLNAMLGSPALPAKAAPATAIITALVHGENEGVRVYEVGQDTPRVLSREEFLREFQLTPADQQALDAHEPIDRFQHIRYAEMETLHPLCANGVMLIDSPGLGEHASRTRVATDFLKQVQAVVFVLNAKRILSLDEREFIEHALGPGRLTHVFFVVNYVNQLDEPSDVEDIKEFVRLALGRHFLDEDGAFDADLYDRRVFFIDARGALRARSQDPVDTTALEASGVPAFERELERFLTSDEKLQAALQSPLPMLRHIAARVERKVADDCAALDQPVEELERRHQAALESLRQLDLQRQEIERTVRLHGESISRAVYANLQEYVSELRSTWPQDSERFIKLEELTLLASVESLWRDQTKERIASSIEAELKHYLHTKLARWQEQVSVVIEPDIARLAADVDAEIAAFNVRLDEIAEAFSVGHARRTIAEEVEGDRTRKLLQAAAGGIMLDPSQVHGALFGKADWIGFFRRVVEQVVLASALPWILPGGPLLWAAYIAIEASLIRYHANRVRKQLRSALGEKLFEQLAQDLPARRDEIEAALRAQFDVAATVVTRALQAEIDKVRNEQQRIIVRMREASFSAEQEKARLRAIGQRVDVLVDTVLDAATGAQEDPREVVAAGVGKRLGAAGAKTGLTVADE, encoded by the coding sequence ATGTATCCAACGTCGTTGCCCGACGATGTCGCGAGCGCGGCAGAGCGGCGACTGTTCCGGCTGTTCCAGGCACAGTTGCCGGATGACTTCGTGGTCCTGCACAGCGTGAAATGGCTCGTGCGCGAGCAGCGCTTCGACCGGGACGGCGAGGCCGACTTCCTGATTGTTCACCCGGATCTCGGGATCCTGGTGCTCGAAGTCAAGGGTGGCGGTGTCCGCGTCGATGACCAGTCCGGCACCTGGTCCACAGTTGATCGCCACGGCGAGGAGCATGTCCTGAAGCGGAGTCCGTTCGACCAGGCGAGGCACAACGCATACGCGCTCCGCGGCAAGCTAGAGGAGATGCCGGCGACTCGCCCCTTCGAGTATCGCGTGGAGTATGGCGTTGCCCTCCCCGACGTCACAGTCGGCAGCGACGGCATCGGTGCCTACGGGCATCGTGAGAAGATCATCGACTCCACGGATCTGCACGCACTCGAAGCCGCGGTACGGCGCGTCATGGGCCCGCCCGGTGAGGTGTCCCCGCTGCCGAAGGCTGCCGTTGACGCGGTCGTGGATGCGTTCAAGCCGGTGCGCGAGATCGTGCGGCGTGGGTTGAACGCTGAAACCCTTGAGGCGGAGGAGCAGATCATTCGCCTGACGGAGCAGCAGTATCGCGTGCTCGACGGCTTGCGGCTCAACACCCGTGCGCTGATCTCCGGCTGCGCCGGTTCCGGGAAGACGATGCTCGCCCTGGAGAAGGCCCGCCGGCTGGCACGCGAGGGATCGCGGGTCCTCTTCACCTGCTTCAACAGGGCCTTGGCCGAGTGGATCAGAGAACAACTGCGCGGAGAGCCGCCGGAGGTCAGCGGCAACGTCGAGGTCCACCACTACCACAGTCTTGCGTATCGATGGTGCGACCGTGCCGGTGTGCAGATTCCGCCGGTGCCCGACGACGGAACGCAGCACCACTTCAGCAAGGTTGTCCCGGAGAAATTCCTGGAGGCCATCGAACGCACCGAGGAGCGGTTCGACGCCGTTATCGTCGATGAGGGGCAGGACTTCAAGACGGATTGGTTCGTCACGCTGCTCTACCTCCTCCGCGATGAAGACCGGGGCGTCTACTACATCTTCTTCGACGACAACCAGCGGATCTACACGCAGGAGGCCGTCTTCCCATTCGATGGGGTTCGCTACTCGCTGTCGGTCAATTGCCGCAACACCCAGCGTATCCATGAGGCGGTCATCCGGTACTACCGAGGCGCGCTCCCGCCGGAGGTCCAGGGGCCGCCGGGGCTGGAGATTGAGTTCATCGATGATGGGGGTGGGCGACCGCTCGTCGGACTGTCCCGCGCACTCCATCGTCTGGTGACCGAAGAACGCGTGCCGCGTAACCACATCGTCGTGCTGACGCCGAACAGCGAGGCGAAGAGCGCGTTGAAGGAAGGTGCGCGGGTCGGCACGGTCGAGCTGACCTGGAAGCCGAACCCCGGACCGAATCAGGTGCGGGTTGCTACCATCTACTCCTTCAAGGGCCTGGAAAGCCCGATCGTCGTGGTGGCGGAGCTGGATCGTCTCGCGGCGCGTGGGACCTACGATGCGGTGCTGTACGTGGCGCTTTCCCGCGCCCGCTCTCATGTGGTCGTCGTCGGCGAACTCCCTGAGCCCGCGGCGGATACCCCGGCGCCGCCGGTTACGGCACTGTCGGCGGGCGAGTCCGATCACAAGCCGGGAAATGACGATATCGCGTCGGATGCCCTCGCGTCCGAAGCTGACGTTACCGATGGCGAGGACGAGACCGTGGATGTTGGAGGGGACGTGTCGGATGTCCGCGCCGAGGTGAGTACAGCGGAAGCTGCTGTGGAAACTGAGGCCGGCGGAGATGGTGAGGTCGAGCCCGAGGGCGCGAGCCCAGAATGTGCTGGTGAAGAGCCGGATCCGGAATCCACAGGGTATACGCAGGCGCGGCATCGGAGTCGCCTGGTCGCTGACGCGCTCCGCGAGCTGGCCGTCCTGATCGGGGAACCCGGGGACGAGCCCGTGGTGCTACCGGGGGGCGCAACGGTCCAGCCGGGGCTCGGCTTTGCGCGGGACGCCGAGGCACTCCTGGTCCGCGCTCGCGATCTCGACCTGGGGCTGTTCAAGGTGCTGGTACTGGGTGAGTTTAAGAACGGCAAGAGCACCCTCCTCAATGCGATGCTCGGCAGCCCCGCCCTCCCGGCCAAGGCGGCACCGGCTACGGCAATCATTACTGCCCTGGTGCACGGCGAGAACGAGGGGGTGCGCGTCTACGAGGTCGGACAGGACACCCCGCGGGTGCTCAGCCGGGAGGAGTTCCTCCGCGAGTTCCAATTGACTCCTGCCGATCAACAAGCGCTCGATGCACACGAACCGATCGACCGCTTCCAACACATCCGCTATGCGGAGATGGAAACCCTGCACCCCTTGTGCGCTAACGGCGTGATGCTGATCGACTCGCCGGGCCTGGGCGAGCATGCCAGTCGCACCCGCGTGGCAACGGATTTCTTGAAGCAGGTCCAGGCGGTCGTGTTCGTGCTCAACGCGAAGCGCATCCTCAGCCTGGATGAGCGAGAGTTTATCGAGCACGCCCTGGGGCCGGGGCGCCTGACGCACGTCTTCTTCGTGGTCAACTACGTGAATCAGTTGGACGAGCCGTCGGACGTCGAGGACATCAAGGAGTTCGTCAGGCTCGCGTTGGGGCGACACTTCCTCGACGAGGATGGCGCGTTCGATGCCGACCTTTACGACCGTCGCGTCTTCTTCATCGATGCGCGCGGCGCGCTTCGCGCCAGGAGTCAGGATCCGGTCGACACAACGGCGTTGGAGGCGTCGGGCGTGCCGGCCTTCGAGCGGGAGCTGGAGCGATTCCTGACCAGTGATGAAAAGCTCCAGGCCGCCCTCCAGTCACCGCTGCCGATGCTGCGCCACATCGCCGCTCGGGTTGAGCGGAAAGTGGCCGATGACTGCGCCGCACTCGACCAGCCGGTCGAGGAATTGGAGCGTCGTCATCAGGCTGCACTGGAAAGTCTGCGCCAACTGGATCTCCAGCGGCAGGAGATTGAGCGGACTGTGCGGCTCCATGGCGAGTCGATCTCGCGGGCGGTCTACGCCAATCTCCAGGAGTACGTGTCAGAGCTGCGCTCCACCTGGCCGCAGGACTCCGAGCGGTTCATCAAGCTCGAAGAGTTGACCCTTCTCGCCTCGGTCGAGTCGCTTTGGCGCGACCAGACCAAAGAGCGTATCGCCAGCTCAATCGAAGCCGAACTGAAGCACTACCTGCACACCAAGTTGGCGCGCTGGCAAGAGCAGGTGTCGGTGGTGATTGAGCCGGACATCGCGAGATTGGCGGCCGACGTCGACGCCGAGATCGCCGCCTTCAACGTACGGCTCGACGAGATCGCCGAGGCGTTCTCGGTCGGACATGCACGGCGCACCATCGCTGAAGAGGTGGAAGGGGACCGTACCCGCAAGTTGCTCCAGGCGGCTGCTGGCGGGATCATGCTCGATCCGTCGCAGGTCCACGGGGCTCTCTTCGGCAAGGCCGACTGGATCGGGTTCTTCCGCAGGGTGGTGGAGCAGGTCGTACTCGCGAGTGCCCTCCCCTGGATCTTGCCGGGCGGTCCACTGCTCTGGGCGGCGTACATCGCAATCGAGGCGAGCCTCATTAGATACCATGCCAACCGGGTGCGGAAACAGCTCCGTAGCGCGCTCGGGGAGAAGCTGTTTGAGCAGCTCGCACAAGATCTTCCGGCTCGCCGGGACGAGATCGAGGCTGCGCTGCGCGCGCAGTTTGACGTGGCGGCGACCGTAGTCACCCGTGCGCTCCAGGCGGAGATCGACAAGGTGCGCAATGAACAGCAGCGGATCATTGTCCGGATGCGCGAAGCGTCGTTCTCGGCCGAGCAGGAGAAGGCGCGGCTGCGGGCGATCGGCCAGCGGGTTGACGTTTTGGTGGACACGGTGTTGGACGCTGCTACCGGTGCGCAGGAGGATCCCCGTGAGGTGGTGGCCGCGGGGGTGGGTAAGCGGCTCGGTGCCGCCGGTGCCAAAACCGGACTCACCGTCGCCGACGAATGA
- a CDS encoding FxLYD domain-containing protein: MGSGACIARIVRIVSCAALLAVALAATPAAAAQPIDNYAMAQVWARLDRPVAEGRVSRAWVWGPEPISPLLLEPYAGARAGSAAGRRWVQYFDKGRLEVADGANGEPGPVTSGRLAAELITGRIQLGASETQDVGPAEIPIVGEIADPGAPTYATFSPLLRYEPIPTGWTVIQVVDRAGRVTSDPALAEYGVTAAVLVPETNHTVASVFWDYLHSSGPVWAGWEFRDERLFPDPFAVTGFPISEAYWAWVQVDGQPRPVLLQAFERRVLTYTPANPAGWQVESANVGRHYYTWRYLDDRGEPALRIGSVAYRPDATGKWVFIGTVRNLSRGAYGDVAVTVNLYDENGEVIASQTGPLDLAPLGPGETLPFRVWLDSGDPFARAEVLATGQPGERRAHPTLVVERESATGFDGDRFSVRAEVRNVGETRVRYTAYVVALYDRHDRIVGYTWGLADPPSLEPGARATITTSIDKPPPTAVRYRLFVTGQ, translated from the coding sequence ATGGGCTCGGGAGCGTGCATCGCGCGTATCGTGCGCATCGTGTCGTGTGCGGCGCTGCTTGCCGTCGCGCTGGCGGCGACGCCGGCCGCCGCGGCGCAGCCGATCGACAACTATGCGATGGCGCAGGTCTGGGCGCGGCTCGACCGGCCGGTCGCCGAGGGGCGGGTCAGCCGGGCCTGGGTCTGGGGGCCGGAGCCGATCAGTCCCCTCCTGCTGGAGCCATACGCCGGGGCCCGCGCGGGGAGCGCAGCGGGCCGACGCTGGGTGCAGTACTTCGATAAGGGCCGCCTGGAGGTCGCTGACGGCGCGAACGGCGAGCCCGGTCCCGTCACGAGCGGCCGCCTGGCGGCCGAGTTGATCACCGGGCGCATCCAGCTCGGCGCCAGTGAGACTCAGGACGTGGGCCCCGCAGAGATCCCCATTGTCGGGGAAATAGCCGACCCCGGGGCGCCCACCTACGCCACCTTCTCCCCGCTTCTGCGCTACGAGCCGATTCCGACCGGCTGGACCGTGATCCAGGTGGTTGACCGCGCCGGACGTGTGACGAGCGACCCAGCGCTCGCTGAGTATGGCGTCACCGCTGCGGTATTGGTTCCGGAGACGAACCACACTGTAGCGTCGGTCTTCTGGGACTACCTGCACTCCTCTGGGCCGGTCTGGGCCGGGTGGGAGTTCCGCGATGAGCGGCTTTTCCCGGACCCCTTCGCCGTCACCGGCTTTCCGATCTCCGAGGCCTACTGGGCCTGGGTGCAGGTCGACGGCCAGCCGCGTCCGGTGTTGCTCCAGGCGTTCGAGCGCCGTGTCCTGACCTACACGCCAGCTAACCCCGCGGGCTGGCAGGTGGAGTCGGCCAACGTCGGGCGCCACTACTACACCTGGCGCTACCTCGACGACCGCGGCGAGCCGGCGTTGCGGATCGGCAGCGTCGCCTACCGTCCGGATGCGACCGGGAAGTGGGTCTTCATTGGCACCGTCCGCAATCTGTCCCGCGGCGCCTACGGCGACGTGGCCGTCACGGTGAACCTCTACGATGAGAACGGCGAGGTGATCGCCAGCCAAACGGGACCCCTCGACCTGGCACCTCTGGGCCCCGGTGAAACCCTGCCATTCCGGGTTTGGCTGGACAGCGGTGATCCGTTCGCGCGGGCCGAGGTGCTGGCGACCGGCCAGCCCGGGGAGCGCCGCGCCCACCCGACGCTGGTCGTCGAGCGTGAATCGGCCACCGGCTTCGACGGCGACCGCTTCAGCGTCCGGGCCGAGGTGCGCAACGTCGGGGAGACCCGCGTGCGCTATACAGCCTACGTCGTGGCGCTCTACGACCGGCACGACCGTATCGTCGGCTATACCTGGGGCCTGGCAGACCCCCCATCTCTGGAGCCCGGCGCGCGTGCCACTATCACCACCAGCATCGACAAGCCACCTCCCACCGCTGTCCGCTACCGCCTGTTCGTCACCGGGCAATGA
- a CDS encoding NfeD family protein — MTYPQPRIPTHRLTILITAVLLALASMIAPGVQAATPSVMLLDIDGAITPVVANYVERGLRDAERVGASAVVLRMNTPGGLSSAMNDITTDIFASPVPVIVYVAPSGARAGSAGVYITYAAHVAAMAPSTNIGSATPVFLDDSGQPQDADDAMTQKVVNDAVAQIRGFAEARGRNADWAEQAVREAANITAQQALELNVIDLIAPDLPTLLDQVDGRTVETAAGPVTLQTRGAEIRTEGMGLGEQFFQLISDPSIAYILLSLGMLGIFLELANPGSILPGVLGGIFVLLALFSLGSLDVNWAGVLLMGFGFLLFVADVYVTSHGVLTIGGIAAFALGSIMLMNSTTVPAMQISKLVVAVVTILVAGFFMFIVGAVAKARLRRASTGREGLIGAIGTVRQPLAPEGYVFVEGELWRATSPAGPLEPGTSVRVIAVNGLTLTVMPAESEQALAAGQGA; from the coding sequence ATGACTTATCCCCAGCCGCGAATCCCAACCCACCGCCTCACAATCCTCATCACCGCCGTGCTGTTGGCGCTAGCGTCGATGATCGCGCCCGGCGTGCAGGCCGCGACCCCGAGCGTCATGCTGCTCGATATCGATGGTGCCATCACCCCGGTAGTCGCCAACTATGTCGAGCGGGGCCTGCGGGACGCCGAGCGCGTCGGTGCATCGGCGGTCGTCCTGCGGATGAACACACCCGGCGGGCTGAGCAGCGCAATGAACGACATCACGACAGACATTTTCGCCAGCCCGGTCCCGGTGATCGTCTACGTCGCGCCGTCGGGCGCACGAGCGGGATCGGCCGGGGTCTACATCACCTACGCCGCCCACGTCGCCGCCATGGCGCCGTCCACCAACATCGGTTCGGCCACTCCCGTCTTCCTGGACGACAGCGGCCAGCCGCAGGATGCCGACGACGCGATGACCCAGAAGGTCGTCAACGACGCCGTGGCGCAGATTCGTGGGTTCGCCGAGGCCCGCGGGCGTAACGCCGACTGGGCAGAGCAGGCCGTGCGTGAGGCTGCGAACATCACCGCCCAGCAGGCGCTCGAGTTGAACGTGATCGACCTCATCGCGCCCGACCTGCCGACGCTCCTCGATCAGGTGGATGGCCGCACGGTGGAGACAGCCGCGGGCCCGGTCACACTGCAGACCCGCGGTGCCGAAATTCGCACCGAGGGCATGGGACTCGGTGAGCAGTTCTTCCAGTTGATCAGCGACCCGAGCATCGCGTACATCCTGCTGAGCCTGGGAATGCTCGGCATCTTTCTGGAGCTAGCCAACCCCGGGTCGATCCTGCCGGGGGTGCTGGGCGGCATCTTCGTCCTGCTGGCGCTCTTCTCGCTCGGGAGTCTGGACGTCAACTGGGCCGGCGTGCTCCTCATGGGCTTCGGGTTCCTGCTCTTTGTCGCCGATGTCTACGTGACGAGCCATGGCGTGCTCACTATCGGCGGCATCGCCGCCTTTGCCCTCGGCTCGATTATGCTGATGAACTCGACCACGGTCCCGGCGATGCAGATCTCCAAGCTGGTGGTGGCCGTCGTGACCATCCTGGTGGCGGGGTTCTTCATGTTCATCGTCGGGGCCGTGGCCAAGGCACGGCTGCGCCGCGCATCGACCGGCCGCGAGGGGTTGATCGGCGCGATCGGCACCGTGCGACAGCCACTTGCGCCGGAGGGCTACGTCTTCGTCGAAGGCGAGCTCTGGCGCGCGACGAGCCCCGCGGGGCCGCTCGAGCCGGGCACGTCTGTGCGTGTGATCGCGGTCAACGGTCTCACGCTCACGGTGATGCCGGCCGAGTCAGAGCAAGCCCTTGCCGCCGGGCAGGGCGCTTAG